A segment of the Agarivorans albus genome:
TTCAAGGTATTGGGCCATTGCTTGCGCTTTAGCCGAATTAGGAGAGCTATTAAATCCGTGTAAATACAATAATACTGAAGGTGGCTCCACTCAATAACCTTTCGATTTAGGATCAGGAAGAAAACTGCGCTCAGATAGACGCCGCAAGCGAGTAGCAATGCGTCCTTCAGCTGTTAATTGCAAGTAACGCCAACCAGGTTGCTGATGATCTAAGGCAAAATTAGCCGATAAAGGCAAAAACTGAATACAAGTGCTGGGCGTTGCGATAAAAGCAATGCCGTCGAACTGGAACTCATAGTTTTGATGAACATGGCCAAAGATCACCCCACGAACATTTGGAAAATCAGCAATAACCGCAAAAAACTCATCGGCATTTTTAAGGTTGTGTTGATCTAACCATTTGCTGCCCACGGGAATCGCTTGGTGGTGCATAGCAATCAACACATGTTTGTCGGGATACTCAGCCAAGGCTTCAGCTAGGTTATCTAATTGGCGTTGACTCATTATTCCGTGAGGCTCACCTTCTAGCTGAGTATCCAACATAATGATTTGCCAATGCTCACTCACCAATTGCTTTGCAGCCAGCACTCCGTGCTGCTCAAGTGTCAGCATATTTTCTTGCATGTCATGATTACCCGGTAACCAGACACAAGGGCGTTCTAACTCGGCAATTCGTTCAGCAAAACGTTGATAAGAGCGCTTGGTGTGATCTTGAGATAAGTCACCCGTTGCAAGAATATAATCGAAGGGGATATTGTCACTTTTAATGTTTTCTATGACTGCACTGAAACTGTCGTTGGTATTAACCCCCAACAAGCCAGTTTGCTCATCGGCAAACAAGTGCGTATCGGTAACCTGCAATAAGTGCACACTTCCGTCTGGTGCTGTGTTTATGTTTAATTTATTAAATGCCACAATTTTTTCTTGTAGTTTGCTTAAGCAAACTCAACTTTAATCCGCTGTTTTAAACAAAATACTAACCAGTCATTAAGAAACTGATTTGTTTGATGCTTTTCATCTTGATGATGCATCTTTTTATTCGGGTAATCATACCTTGGTTTAAGCTTATAAATCTGCTGACTAGCACACACTTCCGCCAACCGTGCATCGTGATACAAACGCACCAACAGCTGCGGCTGTAGGTAATTATAGGCTTGAGCACTGGCTTGCCTTATCTCGTAGAGCGCCGTGTAGCGAGTAAGTTCTTTGCTTTCCAGTAAATAATCTTCACCCAATTTGGGGACCAAACGTAAAACTTGTCCCACTTCAAGTGGCCCTGGAAATAAACGCGTCATCAAGCTGTAATTGGCAGCATAAAGCTGCATCAATTCGTCGAGATTGACCCGATAACGGGTGGGGCCAGTATTACTGGGCATCACCATCGCCATCATTTTGCCACTGCTGGCGTACCTTCTGCAAATTCAACTGCAACCACTGAATAGCAATAACCGCTGCTGCATTATCTATAATACCTTGCTGCACCCACTCAAAGGCCTGCTCGCGACTCACCACTTTAACCAATATGTCTTCGTTTTCTTTATCTAGACCATGAACACCGCCCGCTTGGCTGGCATCCACTTCACCTATGTACAAATGAATACGTTCACTTAAGCCACCAGCGCCCGGCAAAAAACTGTTGCAAGAAAATACCCGATTTACGCTTAAGCCCGCCTCTTCTTCGGCTTCGCGCACTGCCACCTCTAAAGGTGGTTGGCCGCTGTCTAGCATGCCGGCAACAATTTCCAGTAACCAAGGGCTAGCGCCAGTTTCAATAGCGCCAATTCTAAACTGCTCCACCAACACCACTTGATCTAGCTTAGGGTCAAATAACAAAATACCGGCAGCGTGACCACGGTCCATCATTTCACGCTGAATCCAGTTACTCCAACCGCCTTGATACAAACGATGGCGCAGAGTATAGCGCTGCATCTTGAAGAAGCCTTGATATACATCTTCTACATCTTTGATTTCCACATCTTGATGAGAGAATTGACTACTATTTTGCAACTTTGTCATATTGACCAAGACTCCTTTTTGTAACGGTTGGTATAAAAATTGTCAGAACTTATTGATCAAACACAAGATTGACCGTAAATTTATGCTTTTTCTTTGTTATCTAGGTCTTACTCTAGAAATAAAGCTGGTATAGACTAGCATTAATTAAACTGTGGTAGTTTTAAACTATTAAGATTTAGTCTACACAAAGTAAATATCTATTCCCGAAATAACCTCGCTAACACAGCGACCAAAGGAAAGGCGTAATGAAGCTGAAAATCAAATCGTTAATATTAGCTTGTGGAATGAGCTCTTTAGCATTCCAAGCCCAAGCTGATGATTTATTGCAAATTTATCAACTCGCTCAAGAAAAAGATCCTGTAATTTTGCAAAGTAAAGCTCAGCGTGACATCGCCTTTGAGCAAATTACCGAATCTCGTGCATCACTGCTTCCACAAATTGGTTTTGGTGCCGGAGCTAAATACACTACTACCAGTAACGACACCATCGACAGCATTACCAACACCAATGCATCGGTTGGCCTTAGCCAGTCGCTTTACTCTAAAACCAACTGGACCAGCTTAAGTATCTCTGAAAAGAATGCGACACGTTCTGAAGCCGTATATGGTAATGACGTACAAAGCCTGATTATTCGTGTAAGTAATGCCTACTTCAATGTACTACGCGCCATGGATAACGTTACTTTTGTTGAAGCTAACAAAACAGCCGTTGGTCGTCAGTTAGAGCAAACTAAACAACGCTTTAACGTTGGTCTTACTGCGATTACCGATGTACACGAAGCCCAAGCTGAATATGACCGTACCCTTGCCCAAGAAATTCAAGCGCGTAACGATCTATCTAACAGCTACGAAGACTTACGAGAGCTAACCGGTTTAGAGCACCGCGAGCTTAACATTCTTAACACCCAGCGTTTTGAGCCAAACCCGCTTGAGCAAGGCTCAGACTTTTGGTTAGCTACTGCGACCGACCGCAACTTAGAGCTAAACGCTCAACGCATTAGTAAAGAGATTGCCCAAGAGCAAATCGAATTAGCGCAAAGTGGCCACTTACCAACCCTAGACCTAACAGCAGGTATTGGTTATGACAATAACCAATACGGTAACGACGCCTATGATTCGCTTCAAGGCGGTAGTTCAAATGCTGGTAATATTGGTCTTGAGTTCAACTGGCCTATCTACTTAGGTGGCAGCATTGATTCACAAGTACGACAAGCGCAGTTTAGCTACATCGCCTCTTCAGAAGCGCTAGAGCAAACCTTCCGCACAGTGCAAAGCACGGTTAACTCGGTAGTGAATAACGTAAGTGCCAGTATTGGTTCGGTTAAAGCCTTTGAACAGACAGTAGTGTCTTCACAAAGTGCACTAGAAGCCACCGAAGCAGGCTTTGAAGTGGGTACTCGTACCATTGTTGACGTACAAGACGCCACACGTAACTTGTACTCTGCAAAAAGTGATTTAGCTAACGCCCGTTATGATTACATTCTTAACATGCTAGCGCTTAAACAAGCAGCCGGTACTTTAACTGAAGAAGACGTAGCCCTGGTTAACTCTGGCTTAATGCCTCCCCAGTAGTATCTTTAGTAAAAATTCCGCAATAAAAAAGGCGCCAATTGGCGCCTTTTTTAAATCAACGACAAAACTAGTCGATTTGATTTTGACGAATAGACTTAATGATTTCTGAAGTTGAACAACCATCTTCGAAATTAAGCACTCGCACTTCTCCGCCATTGGCAATCACTTCTTGCCCACCAGCAATCTCTTCTGGCTTGTAATCGCCGCCTTTCACCAATAAGTCTGGCAATAAGTTGGCAATTAAACGCTGCGGCGTGTCTTCACTAAAATCAACCACCCAATCAACCGCACCTAAACCAGCAAGCACCGCCATACGGCGATCGACACTATTTACTGGACGCCCTTCACCTTTTAGGCGCTTAACAGAATCATCATTGTTTACTGCAACAATTAAACGATCACCCAAAGTGCGTGCGTGATTAAGGTAAGACACATGACCGGCATGCAAAATATCAAAACAACCGTTGGTCATCACCACCGTCTCGCCGCGGCGCTTAGCAGCCTCCAAAGCAAACTTAAGCTGTTGTTCACTTAGTACGCCAAAGCCTGTTTCCTGCGAACCATATACTGCGTTGGCAAGCTCAATGGTAGACACCGTAGACGTACCTAGCTTTCCAACCACAATGCCTGCAGCGGCATTGGCTAAGGCACAAGCATCATCTAAACTCGAGCCAGCCGCTAGTGAGCTGGCTAAAGTAGAAATCACTGTATCGCCTGCACCGGTTACATCGTAAACCTCTTGTGCTAGCGCGGCTAAATGCAACTCTGGTTGGCCCTTACGGATAAGCGTCATACCGTGTTCACTGCGTGTCACCAGTAATGCTTCAAGGTCTAACTGCTCGATTAGTGCTTCGCCTTTGCTAATAATTTCGTCTTCATCTTTACAGTGACCAACCACCGCTTCAAACTCAGAAAAGTTAGGCGTGAGCAAAGTTGCACCGCGATATTTATCAAAGGCACTGCCTTTTGGGTCAACCAATACAGGAACACCGACATCGCGTGCCAGAGCAATTAAATCGCCAACTTGGTTTAATGCGCCTTTGTTGTAGTCAGATAAAATAACCACTTGATGTTGCTTCACTTGTTCAGCAAAACTAGCGCTTAAGTCTTTACTATCTACTTCATGAAAATTTTCTTCAAAATCTAAACGAATTAATTGCTGGTGACGGCTTAGTACCCGTAGCTTGGTAATTGTTGGGTAATCAGCAAACTTAGTAAATTGGCACTCTACACCAACCGCTGCTAACTTGTTTTCTAAGGCTATGCCTGCTTCGTCTTCGCCGCTCATACCTAATAACGTAGAGCCTGCGCCTAAGGCCACGGCGTTTAAGGCTACGTTAGCCGCGCCGCCGGGGCGTTCTTCAATTTGTTCAACTTTAACCACTGGAACCGGGGCTTCAGGCGAGATGCGCCCGGTAGGTCCATGCCAATAGCGGTCTAACATTACATCGCCAACTACTAACACCTTAGCTTGGGCAAACTCAGGGAGGGTTATTCTCATTGTTCACTCTCATCGAAAAATAATTATTAACAGTTTATCATAGTTAAACTTATGGTCTGCGGCATAATCTCTTGATATCCAGTAGACTTTACACATTATTACAGTGACAAAGTAAAATATGGCGAAAATTTCATCACCCAAGCTTAACGCACAATCTTTTCACCCAAAGAACTGGGGGGCCTGGGTATTAATTGGCTTTATGTTCAGTATTAGTTTGCTGCCTTATCGCGTTCAGCATTACTTGGGTTTAGGCATTGGCCGCTTAGGCCGAGCATTGATGAAGTCACGTGTACATATTACCCACCGCAATTTGGAAATTTGTTTTCCAGACAAAAGTGAAGCAGAGCGAGAGCAACTGGTTGAAAGCTGTTTTCGGCATTTAGGGCATTCGGTGGTGGATACCGCCAATGCTTGGTTTTGGCCACAATGGCGCTTTGCAAAACACTTTAAAGTAGAAGGCCTTGAACACCTTAAAAAAGCGCGTGAGCAACAAGGGGGGATTTTATTAGTAAGTGCCCACTTCTGGACCTTAGAAAGCCACGCTCGTGCCTATGGCACTTTGGATCCCGGTGTTGGGATCTACCGGCCTAACAAAAACTCGGTTTATGAGTACTATCAATATCATGGTCGCACTAAGTCTAATAAATACTTAGTAGATCGCACCGATGTGCGCGGCATGATTAAAGCACTGCGCCAAGACAATGCGGTGTGGTATGCACCCGATCATGACTACGGTACCCACGCCGCGGTATTTGTACCGTTTTTTGCTCAAGATAAAGCTGCCACTATTACCGGTACCGCCACCTTAGCGAAAGTGAAAAACGTGCAAGTATTGCCAACCTATGCACTACGTAATGAAGACGGCTCAGGCTTTACTTTGGTGATAGAACCAGCCCTAGATAACTACCCGCAAGGTGATGATGAACAAGATGCCCACACCATCAACCAAGTGGTAGAAAAAGCCATTCTACGCGCGCCCGAGCAATATATGTGGATCCACCGCCGCTTTAAATCTCGCCCAGAAGGTGAAAAAGGCGTTTACTAATAAAAAGGCGCTGACTTTAGCTTAAAAGCAGCGCCTTTTTTAAACCTTGAAACTGTTATTTAGTTCTAAGTGAACAGCTGTTGCCAAGTATCGGTAACTACACTTAAATCTTGCTTAAACTCGGCTTTGTTGGCCAAACGTGGCAAACCTTGCAGACCACAGCGGTGACACTCATCACGAATATCCAAATAGCTTTGGCTTAGCCCCTGCGCTTGTTCAGGCTTTAATAAATCAAGCTCGGCACAGCTTTCAAATATTCTTACGTTGTCAGTCCATTTACTTAACTGAGGGTACTCTTGGGTATGCAGTAATACTAAGTATTGAGCAATGAACTCAATGTCTACCATGCCGCCAGGAGATTGTTTGAGATCCAGAACGTCTTCAGTTTCTCGGCTTAAATGCCCCTGCATTTTACTGCGCATCTCTTGTACTTGTTTGGCTAGCTCTGCAGCGTCGCGTGGCTGAGCTAAAATTTTATGGCGAACTTGGGCGAAACTCTCTGCGAGTTCTGCATCGCCATAAATCACTCTGGCACGCACTAGCGCTTGGTGCTCCCAGGTCCACGCTTCCTTCACTTGGTATTGCTCAAAGGCTTCAATGGCGGAAACCAATAAACCAGAAGCACCGGAAGGACGTAAGCGCATATCTAATTCATACAGTACACCTGAGGCGGTGCGTGTATTAAACAGGTGCATAATTCGCTGTGCCAGCTTTAGATAAAACTGCTTACTGTCGATTTGCTTTGGCCCATTGGTATAGGTGCTACTATCGCTATTATGCAAAAAGACTAAATCTAGATCGGAGCTGTAACCTGTTTCAATACCACCAATTTTGCCGTAACCCACTACCGCAAAACCGCGTTGTTGTTCACCTAAATGCTCTGGGTAACCATGGCGCTCTACCATCTGACTCCAGGCTTGCTCAACCACCGCGTTTACTATTACTTCGGCTACCGCGGTTAAGTGATCGCTCACTTTCATTAGCGGCAATGCACCAGCAATATCGGCCGCTGTAATACGTAGCTGCTGAATTTGTTTGAACTGACGCAGCGCCTCCATTTGCTGTTCCATATCATCGGGTGGAATACGTAACATAAACTCACGGAGCTGCTGGGCGTAGCTGTCTTCACTGGCCGGGTTATACAGAAGCTTAGGATCAAGTAGTTCATCCAAAAGAATAGGAAAGCTCGCCAACTTTTGCGCCAACATGGCGCTGCCTGCGCAAAGCCTTAATAGCTGCTGAAGCGACGCTGGGTTTTCAGCTAACAGCTCTAGATAAGCGGTTCTTGATAGAATCCGCTCAAGCAATACCATTACCCGCGGCAATACCAAACTGGTTTGAGGATGCTCAAACAGCTGCTGCAGTAAACTTGGCATCATCCGCTCTAGGGTTTGCCGACCGCGCTGACCAATTTGGCGCTTCTCTACGGCGTGCATAAAGTGGTACATGGTTTCTACGCGTTTTTTTTGCTCTTCCTCGCTACAAACATGTTTACTCATCAAGCTAGCAAGGGCTTCTCTATCAGCGCCGCAATGCCACAAATCATCGTATTC
Coding sequences within it:
- the cpdA gene encoding 3',5'-cyclic-AMP phosphodiesterase, producing the protein MAFNKLNINTAPDGSVHLLQVTDTHLFADEQTGLLGVNTNDSFSAVIENIKSDNIPFDYILATGDLSQDHTKRSYQRFAERIAELERPCVWLPGNHDMQENMLTLEQHGVLAAKQLVSEHWQIIMLDTQLEGEPHGIMSQRQLDNLAEALAEYPDKHVLIAMHHQAIPVGSKWLDQHNLKNADEFFAVIADFPNVRGVIFGHVHQNYEFQFDGIAFIATPSTCIQFLPLSANFALDHQQPGWRYLQLTAEGRIATRLRRLSERSFLPDPKSKGY
- a CDS encoding DUF1249 domain-containing protein; its protein translation is MPSNTGPTRYRVNLDELMQLYAANYSLMTRLFPGPLEVGQVLRLVPKLGEDYLLESKELTRYTALYEIRQASAQAYNYLQPQLLVRLYHDARLAEVCASQQIYKLKPRYDYPNKKMHHQDEKHQTNQFLNDWLVFCLKQRIKVEFA
- the nudF gene encoding ADP-ribose diphosphatase; its protein translation is MTKLQNSSQFSHQDVEIKDVEDVYQGFFKMQRYTLRHRLYQGGWSNWIQREMMDRGHAAGILLFDPKLDQVVLVEQFRIGAIETGASPWLLEIVAGMLDSGQPPLEVAVREAEEEAGLSVNRVFSCNSFLPGAGGLSERIHLYIGEVDASQAGGVHGLDKENEDILVKVVSREQAFEWVQQGIIDNAAAVIAIQWLQLNLQKVRQQWQNDGDGDAQ
- the tolC gene encoding outer membrane channel protein TolC, with product MKLKIKSLILACGMSSLAFQAQADDLLQIYQLAQEKDPVILQSKAQRDIAFEQITESRASLLPQIGFGAGAKYTTTSNDTIDSITNTNASVGLSQSLYSKTNWTSLSISEKNATRSEAVYGNDVQSLIIRVSNAYFNVLRAMDNVTFVEANKTAVGRQLEQTKQRFNVGLTAITDVHEAQAEYDRTLAQEIQARNDLSNSYEDLRELTGLEHRELNILNTQRFEPNPLEQGSDFWLATATDRNLELNAQRISKEIAQEQIELAQSGHLPTLDLTAGIGYDNNQYGNDAYDSLQGGSSNAGNIGLEFNWPIYLGGSIDSQVRQAQFSYIASSEALEQTFRTVQSTVNSVVNNVSASIGSVKAFEQTVVSSQSALEATEAGFEVGTRTIVDVQDATRNLYSAKSDLANARYDYILNMLALKQAAGTLTEEDVALVNSGLMPPQ
- the hldE gene encoding bifunctional D-glycero-beta-D-manno-heptose-7-phosphate kinase/D-glycero-beta-D-manno-heptose 1-phosphate adenylyltransferase HldE, which gives rise to MRITLPEFAQAKVLVVGDVMLDRYWHGPTGRISPEAPVPVVKVEQIEERPGGAANVALNAVALGAGSTLLGMSGEDEAGIALENKLAAVGVECQFTKFADYPTITKLRVLSRHQQLIRLDFEENFHEVDSKDLSASFAEQVKQHQVVILSDYNKGALNQVGDLIALARDVGVPVLVDPKGSAFDKYRGATLLTPNFSEFEAVVGHCKDEDEIISKGEALIEQLDLEALLVTRSEHGMTLIRKGQPELHLAALAQEVYDVTGAGDTVISTLASSLAAGSSLDDACALANAAAGIVVGKLGTSTVSTIELANAVYGSQETGFGVLSEQQLKFALEAAKRRGETVVMTNGCFDILHAGHVSYLNHARTLGDRLIVAVNNDDSVKRLKGEGRPVNSVDRRMAVLAGLGAVDWVVDFSEDTPQRLIANLLPDLLVKGGDYKPEEIAGGQEVIANGGEVRVLNFEDGCSTSEIIKSIRQNQID
- the lpxL gene encoding LpxL/LpxP family Kdo(2)-lipid IV(A) lauroyl/palmitoleoyl acyltransferase, which translates into the protein MAKISSPKLNAQSFHPKNWGAWVLIGFMFSISLLPYRVQHYLGLGIGRLGRALMKSRVHITHRNLEICFPDKSEAEREQLVESCFRHLGHSVVDTANAWFWPQWRFAKHFKVEGLEHLKKAREQQGGILLVSAHFWTLESHARAYGTLDPGVGIYRPNKNSVYEYYQYHGRTKSNKYLVDRTDVRGMIKALRQDNAVWYAPDHDYGTHAAVFVPFFAQDKAATITGTATLAKVKNVQVLPTYALRNEDGSGFTLVIEPALDNYPQGDDEQDAHTINQVVEKAILRAPEQYMWIHRRFKSRPEGEKGVY
- the glnE gene encoding bifunctional [glutamate--ammonia ligase]-adenylyl-L-tyrosine phosphorylase/[glutamate--ammonia-ligase] adenylyltransferase; its protein translation is MMILSQILDSGFFIMPSTLPVPSELSTIAEQSWERLIELAPNLLEQLDPQQQLQSKTAFALSDFIARSCISQPGLLSDIWQQQLLEQPLNEQQMREQLSATLAEQITDDGAKKVLRHFRRLQMVLIAWRDLLLKQAVTDSFAQVSAVADSCVDCANQWLYKRCCSESGTPSDAEGNAQPLVVIGMGKLGGRELNFSSDIDLIFCFPENGETQGGRRSIANQQFFIRMGQRLIQLIDQTTVDGFVFRVDMRLRPFGESGPLAVSYAAFEDYYQHHGRDWERYAMVKARVINQDLRFDQDIQAMLKPYVYRRYIDFSAIQALRSMKAMINSEIRRKGLRDNIKLGSGGIREIEFIVQTFQLIRGGREPVLQTRSLLQALSQLSEHGELNEAQTKMLREHYLYLRQVENILQQIDDQQTQTLPDTSGDQQRVAWVMGHDNWESFYQQLQQGLAQVNACFQSAIGEEEQEEHQAGQEYDDLWHCGADREALASLMSKHVCSEEEQKKRVETMYHFMHAVEKRQIGQRGRQTLERMMPSLLQQLFEHPQTSLVLPRVMVLLERILSRTAYLELLAENPASLQQLLRLCAGSAMLAQKLASFPILLDELLDPKLLYNPASEDSYAQQLREFMLRIPPDDMEQQMEALRQFKQIQQLRITAADIAGALPLMKVSDHLTAVAEVIVNAVVEQAWSQMVERHGYPEHLGEQQRGFAVVGYGKIGGIETGYSSDLDLVFLHNSDSSTYTNGPKQIDSKQFYLKLAQRIMHLFNTRTASGVLYELDMRLRPSGASGLLVSAIEAFEQYQVKEAWTWEHQALVRARVIYGDAELAESFAQVRHKILAQPRDAAELAKQVQEMRSKMQGHLSRETEDVLDLKQSPGGMVDIEFIAQYLVLLHTQEYPQLSKWTDNVRIFESCAELDLLKPEQAQGLSQSYLDIRDECHRCGLQGLPRLANKAEFKQDLSVVTDTWQQLFT